A single Sphingomonas sp. IW22 DNA region contains:
- a CDS encoding inositol monophosphatase family protein: MTAQSGLITVMERAARKAAPRLRRDFNEVQHLQVSKKGPADFVSMADQRAERTLYDELLKARPDWGFVMEEGGVIEGDPDKPRWIIDPLDGTTNFLHGIPHFAISIAVEDPRNGITHGMIYQPLTDEGFWAEKGRGAWLTGQRLRVSARRDLNDALIATGIPFLGHGNFPEWTRIFGAVAPEVAGIRRLGSAALDLAWVAAGRFDGFWESGLQSWDIAAGILIVKEAGGFVTDFRGADQALERRQVLAANDVLHSKLHKLVAGALR; the protein is encoded by the coding sequence ATGACTGCCCAATCCGGCCTGATCACCGTCATGGAGCGCGCCGCCCGCAAGGCGGCGCCTCGCCTGCGCCGCGACTTCAACGAGGTCCAGCATCTTCAGGTCTCCAAAAAGGGGCCGGCCGACTTTGTATCGATGGCCGACCAGCGCGCCGAACGCACGCTGTACGACGAACTTCTGAAGGCGCGGCCCGACTGGGGCTTCGTGATGGAAGAAGGCGGCGTGATCGAGGGTGATCCCGACAAGCCGCGCTGGATCATCGACCCGCTCGACGGCACCACCAACTTCCTGCACGGCATCCCGCACTTCGCGATTTCGATCGCGGTGGAGGACCCGCGCAACGGCATCACTCACGGCATGATCTATCAGCCGTTGACCGACGAGGGTTTCTGGGCCGAGAAGGGGCGCGGTGCGTGGCTGACGGGCCAGCGGCTGCGCGTTTCGGCGCGGCGCGACCTGAACGACGCGCTGATCGCCACAGGAATCCCGTTTCTCGGCCACGGAAATTTTCCCGAATGGACGCGCATTTTCGGTGCGGTTGCGCCTGAAGTGGCGGGGATTCGCCGACTCGGCTCGGCGGCGCTCGACCTCGCATGGGTCGCCGCAGGCCGGTTTGACGGCTTTTGGGAAAGCGGCCTGCAGAGCTGGGACATCGCGGCGGGCATCCTGATCGTCAAGGAAGCCGGTGGTTTCGTTACTGATTTCCGCGGCGCCGATCAGGCGCTTGAACGCAGGCAGGTGCTGGCGGCGAATGACGTTCTTCACTCAAAGCTGCACAAGCTGGTCGCCGGCGCACTGCGCTGA
- a CDS encoding fructose bisphosphate aldolase, which translates to MNTADMTARIADGEGFIAALDQSGGSTPKALAGYGIDEGAWDSDEAMFSLIHDMRARIITAPSFSGDKVLGAILFERTMDGQVEGKPTPQALIERGVVPFIKIDKGLEAEADGVQLMKPMPDLDALLTRARGLGVFGTKERSVINLANPAGIAAVVRQQFEVARQVLAAGLVPIIEPEVNIKSAERAEADRILRDELLKALDAMPGDEKVMLKLSIPAEAGLFDPLVDHPRVLRVVALSGGFARTEACAELAKNRGMIASFSRALLSDLRHQMSDGEFDSALGSAINEIHAASTRKVALVA; encoded by the coding sequence ATGAACACTGCCGACATGACTGCCCGGATCGCCGATGGTGAAGGCTTCATCGCCGCGCTCGACCAATCGGGCGGCTCCACGCCCAAGGCGCTGGCCGGTTATGGGATTGACGAAGGGGCATGGGATTCGGATGAGGCGATGTTCAGCCTGATCCACGATATGCGCGCGCGCATCATCACCGCGCCCAGCTTTTCCGGCGACAAGGTGCTTGGCGCGATCCTGTTCGAACGCACGATGGACGGGCAGGTGGAGGGCAAGCCGACGCCGCAGGCGCTGATCGAACGCGGCGTCGTGCCGTTCATCAAGATCGACAAGGGCCTGGAGGCGGAGGCTGACGGCGTTCAGCTGATGAAGCCCATGCCTGATCTGGACGCGCTGCTGACGCGCGCGCGCGGGCTGGGCGTGTTCGGCACCAAGGAACGGTCGGTCATCAATCTCGCCAACCCGGCGGGCATTGCCGCCGTGGTGCGCCAGCAGTTCGAAGTGGCGCGACAGGTGCTGGCCGCCGGTCTGGTCCCGATCATCGAGCCGGAAGTGAACATCAAGAGCGCCGAACGTGCCGAGGCGGACCGCATCCTGCGCGACGAACTGCTGAAGGCGCTGGACGCCATGCCCGGCGATGAAAAGGTGATGTTGAAGCTGTCGATTCCCGCCGAAGCCGGTCTGTTCGACCCGTTGGTCGATCATCCCCGCGTGCTGCGCGTCGTTGCACTGTCGGGCGGCTTTGCCCGGACGGAGGCGTGCGCCGAGCTGGCGAAGAATCGCGGCATGATCGCCAGCTTCAGCCGCGCGCTGCTGTCCGATCTGCGTCACCAGATGTCGGACGGCGAATTCGACTCGGCGCTGGGATCGGCCATCAACGAAATCCACGCCGCATCGACGCGCAAGGTCGCGCTCGTGGCCTGA
- a CDS encoding L,D-transpeptidase family protein gives MRDRALLGAVGLAAVTATALAFASAPQATAQESAPVAASTPSPATAIDRDVLHAQVIMSKLGFSSGLLDAKDSPAFKAALRGFQESRGLGVTGRLDRPTLAALSRHRGWRPTKTVELAPQMLAGPFMNPTPDDYADQAKLSGVPYRSPLEKLAEMFHTSPQMLVDLNGADTPLRAGQRIVVPNALPTSRDYAIDDATWKRTVAYLNVDANQPDADHVVVDESEGVLKVMDANDRLIAQFPATMGSAQFPLPIGEWTIKGNAYNPDWRFDPDLIAGSAPDAKETVVPRGPNNPVGVVWMDLSKEHYGIHGTPEPQNIGKTESNGCIRLTNWDAARLSMMVKPGTKAVFQR, from the coding sequence ATGCGTGACAGGGCGTTGTTGGGGGCCGTGGGCCTCGCGGCGGTAACGGCAACCGCACTGGCATTTGCAAGCGCACCACAGGCGACAGCGCAGGAAAGCGCGCCCGTAGCAGCGTCCACGCCATCGCCCGCCACTGCAATCGACCGTGATGTGCTGCACGCACAGGTCATCATGTCGAAGCTGGGCTTTTCGTCGGGCCTGCTCGACGCCAAGGACAGCCCCGCGTTCAAGGCGGCGTTGCGCGGTTTTCAGGAAAGTCGCGGCTTGGGTGTGACGGGGCGTCTGGACCGGCCCACGCTGGCGGCGCTGTCGCGACATCGCGGCTGGCGCCCGACCAAGACGGTCGAGCTGGCGCCGCAGATGCTGGCCGGGCCGTTCATGAACCCCACGCCCGATGATTATGCCGACCAGGCGAAGCTATCGGGCGTGCCCTATCGCTCCCCGCTCGAAAAGCTGGCGGAGATGTTTCACACCTCGCCGCAGATGCTGGTGGACCTGAACGGCGCCGACACCCCATTGCGGGCGGGTCAGCGGATCGTGGTCCCCAACGCGCTGCCGACGTCGCGCGATTATGCGATTGACGATGCAACGTGGAAGCGGACGGTCGCCTATCTGAACGTCGACGCCAACCAGCCCGATGCCGATCATGTCGTCGTCGACGAAAGCGAAGGCGTGCTGAAGGTGATGGACGCGAACGACAGGCTGATCGCCCAGTTTCCCGCCACCATGGGCTCAGCGCAATTCCCGCTACCGATCGGCGAATGGACGATCAAGGGTAACGCCTATAACCCCGACTGGCGCTTCGACCCGGATCTGATCGCGGGCAGCGCGCCCGACGCCAAGGAAACGGTGGTGCCACGGGGGCCGAACAATCCGGTCGGCGTGGTGTGGATGGACCTGTCCAAGGAACATTACGGCATCCACGGGACGCCTGAGCCGCAGAATATCGGCAAGACCGAAAGCAATGGCTGTATCCGCCTGACCAACTGGGATGCCGCGCGACTGTCGATGATGGTCAAGCCGGGGACCAAGGCCGTCTTTCAGCGATAA
- a CDS encoding DUF2842 domain-containing protein has protein sequence MTPSWRKPAGALLIVGLILFWAVLVASFSGSIGQLHPLLQALVYVFTGIIWIAPLKPLLRWMETGRWRA, from the coding sequence ATGACCCCTTCATGGCGCAAGCCCGCCGGCGCGTTGCTGATCGTCGGCCTGATCCTGTTCTGGGCAGTGCTGGTGGCCAGCTTTTCCGGCAGCATCGGACAGTTGCACCCGCTGCTGCAGGCGCTGGTCTATGTTTTCACCGGGATCATCTGGATTGCGCCGCTGAAACCGCTGCTGCGATGGATGGAAACGGGCCGCTGGCGCGCCTGA
- the efp gene encoding elongation factor P, with protein sequence MKISGVDIRPGNIIEYEGGIWRAVKIQHTQPGKGGAYMQVEMKNLIDGRKTNVRFRSAETVERVRLDTKDFQFLFAEGDTLTFMDKENYEQITLEKDVLGDAAEFLQDGMDVVMELHDERPISVQLPDTVEATIVEADAVVKGQTASSSYKPAILDNGVRVMVPPHISSGTRIVVDVYEREYVRRAD encoded by the coding sequence ATGAAGATCAGCGGCGTGGACATTCGTCCCGGCAACATCATCGAGTATGAAGGCGGCATCTGGCGCGCGGTCAAGATCCAGCACACCCAGCCCGGCAAGGGCGGCGCCTATATGCAGGTCGAGATGAAGAATCTGATCGACGGGCGCAAGACCAACGTCCGCTTCCGTTCGGCCGAAACGGTCGAGCGCGTGCGGTTGGATACCAAGGATTTCCAGTTCCTGTTCGCCGAAGGCGACACGCTGACCTTCATGGACAAGGAAAATTACGAGCAGATCACGCTCGAGAAGGACGTTCTGGGCGATGCCGCCGAGTTTCTTCAGGACGGCATGGATGTCGTCATGGAACTGCATGACGAACGCCCGATCAGCGTCCAGCTGCCCGACACCGTCGAAGCGACGATCGTCGAGGCCGATGCCGTTGTGAAGGGGCAGACCGCTTCGTCCAGCTACAAGCCCGCGATCCTCGACAATGGCGTGCGCGTGATGGTGCCGCCGCACATTTCGTCGGGCACGCGCATCGTCGTCGACGTGTATGAGCGCGAATACGTCCGTCGCGCCGACTGA
- the gap gene encoding type I glyceraldehyde-3-phosphate dehydrogenase gives MTKVAINGFGRIGRLVARAILERPDCGLELVTINDLSDAKSNAWLFSRDSVHGRYPGEVAADGNDIVIDGKHIKVTAERDPANLPHAENGVELVLECTGFFTDKASCEKHIAAGAKKVLISAPGKNVDLTVVYGVNHDKLTAEHTIVSNASCTTNCLAPVAKVLNDAIGIERGLMTTVHAYTNDQKILDQIHPDLRRARAAAMSMIPTTTGAARAVGEVLPELKGKLDGSAVRVPVPDGSLIDLTFMPGRETTKEEVNDLLRAAAEGPMKGVLEFSADPLVSADIVHTPFSSTVDSLETAVIDGKLVRVVSWYDNEWGFSNRMVDTATAMAKLI, from the coding sequence ATGACCAAGGTTGCGATCAACGGCTTCGGACGCATCGGCCGCCTGGTGGCGCGTGCGATCCTCGAGCGGCCCGATTGCGGGCTGGAACTGGTGACGATCAACGATTTGTCGGACGCCAAGTCGAACGCCTGGCTGTTCAGCCGCGATTCGGTGCATGGCCGCTATCCGGGCGAAGTCGCTGCCGACGGCAACGACATCGTCATCGACGGCAAGCACATCAAGGTGACGGCCGAGCGCGATCCCGCCAATCTGCCCCATGCCGAGAACGGCGTCGAACTGGTGCTGGAATGCACCGGCTTCTTCACCGACAAGGCGTCGTGCGAAAAGCATATCGCGGCGGGCGCGAAGAAGGTGCTGATCTCTGCACCCGGCAAGAATGTCGACCTGACCGTCGTTTACGGCGTCAACCACGACAAGCTGACCGCCGAACACACCATCGTGTCGAACGCGTCGTGCACCACCAACTGCCTGGCCCCCGTCGCCAAGGTGCTGAACGATGCCATCGGCATCGAACGCGGTCTGATGACGACGGTCCATGCCTATACCAACGACCAGAAGATCCTCGACCAGATCCACCCCGATCTGCGCCGCGCGCGTGCGGCGGCAATGTCGATGATCCCGACAACCACCGGCGCCGCGCGCGCCGTGGGCGAAGTGTTGCCCGAACTGAAGGGCAAGCTGGACGGTTCGGCCGTGCGTGTGCCCGTGCCCGACGGCAGCCTGATCGACCTGACATTCATGCCCGGTCGCGAAACCACCAAGGAGGAGGTCAACGACCTGCTGCGCGCCGCTGCCGAAGGGCCGATGAAGGGCGTGCTGGAGTTCAGCGCGGACCCGCTGGTGTCGGCCGACATCGTGCACACGCCGTTCAGCTCGACCGTCGACAGCCTGGAAACGGCTGTGATCGACGGCAAGCTGGTCCGCGTGGTCAGCTGGTACGACAATGAATGGGGCTTCTCGAACCGCATGGTCGACACCGCGACTGCGATGGCGAAGCTCATCTGA
- a CDS encoding 5-formyltetrahydrofolate cyclo-ligase: protein MNPAPTPPLDKRALRARLRAERDAFVAGAPAAIMPPAPYLARLKPGLCVAAYLPLGSEADPALLADAARAAGCVLALPRTVDRATPIAFHRWLPGDPIETAAYGLRQPLADSPPIAPDIVLVPLVGFDSDGNRLGQGAGHYDRALAALPHVWTLGVAWSMQRVAALPVDPWDRPLDAIVTETGLFERKPA, encoded by the coding sequence TTGAACCCCGCCCCCACCCCCCCCCTGGACAAGCGCGCCCTGCGCGCCCGATTGCGCGCCGAGCGCGATGCGTTCGTCGCGGGCGCGCCGGCGGCGATCATGCCGCCCGCCCCCTATCTGGCGCGGCTAAAGCCCGGCCTGTGCGTCGCCGCCTATCTGCCGCTGGGGTCGGAGGCCGATCCGGCGCTGCTGGCGGATGCCGCGCGTGCCGCAGGATGCGTGCTGGCGCTGCCGCGCACCGTCGACCGGGCGACGCCCATCGCATTTCACCGCTGGCTGCCGGGCGACCCCATCGAAACCGCCGCCTATGGCCTGCGCCAGCCGCTGGCCGATTCGCCGCCCATTGCGCCCGACATCGTGCTGGTCCCGCTGGTCGGGTTCGATTCGGACGGCAACCGGCTGGGCCAGGGGGCTGGCCATTACGATCGCGCGCTGGCCGCGCTGCCGCATGTCTGGACGCTGGGCGTTGCATGGTCGATGCAGCGCGTGGCGGCGTTGCCCGTTGATCCATGGGACCGGCCGCTGGATGCGATCGTCACCGAAACCGGCCTGTTCGAAAGGAAGCCCGCATGA
- a CDS encoding MOSC domain-containing protein, which translates to MTAGVTGRLGGIARHARPRGPIETLAEVSVSVEGGLAGDFRGAVKPGGRGRRQVSLIEAGDWAAAMAETGHSLPWWHRRANLLVEGLDLPQLPGTRLRIGEVVLEITQECDPCSRMEEVAEGLKAALTPDWRGGALARVIAGGTIAVGDMIEITEG; encoded by the coding sequence ATGACGGCGGGCGTGACCGGCCGCCTGGGCGGCATTGCGCGTCACGCCCGACCCCGCGGGCCGATCGAGACGCTGGCCGAGGTTTCGGTCAGTGTCGAAGGCGGGCTGGCGGGTGATTTTCGTGGTGCGGTCAAGCCCGGCGGACGCGGCCGACGACAGGTGTCGCTGATAGAGGCGGGTGACTGGGCCGCGGCGATGGCCGAAACGGGCCACAGCCTGCCGTGGTGGCACCGCCGCGCGAATTTGCTGGTCGAGGGCCTCGACCTGCCGCAACTGCCCGGCACCCGGCTTCGCATTGGCGAGGTGGTGCTGGAAATCACGCAGGAATGCGATCCGTGCAGTCGCATGGAGGAAGTGGCCGAAGGGCTGAAGGCCGCGCTGACTCCCGATTGGCGCGGTGGCGCGCTGGCGCGGGTGATTGCGGGCGGCACCATCGCCGTGGGCGATATGATCGAGATTACCGAAGGGTAG
- the tkt gene encoding transketolase, whose protein sequence is MQISDTDCANAIRALAMDAVEAANSGHPGMPMGMADVATVLWQRYLKFDAADPHWADRDRFVLSAGHGSMLIYALLHLTGFARPTIEDIKAFRQIGSPCAGHPENFELPGIEATTGPLGQGLAMAVGMAIAERHLNAHYGDELVDHRTWVIAGDGCLMEGINHEAIGLAGHLKLGRLKVLWDDNRITIDGAVSKSSSEDIPARYRATGWHVVECDGHDHADIARAMDEAVASDLPTLIRCRTIIGKGAPTKAGTSGSHGSPLGAAEIAGAREALGWAHEPFFIPDDIREVWLAAGKRGGEARAAWTSRLESHGAREEFERRMRGELPAGDPAGEHIAALLADPKKVATRKASELALEVLTAAIPDMVGGSADLTGSNNTRTKATGPLDADNYGGRYISYGIREFGMAAAMNGLALHGGVIPYGGTFLVFSDYARSAIRLSALQNARVIYVLTHDSIGLGEDGPTHQPIEHLTSLRLIPNLDVYRPCDTIETAECWALALAKQDGPSVLALSRQNLPQLRTDGGMKTARGAYRLFAAEAERRVILIATGSEVEIAAKARELLEADGIGADVVSMPCWERFEAQPADYRDDVLPDVDPSQILRVSIEAGTTLGWERYTMVNGLRFGIDGWGASGPIDHVYAKFGLTPENITRAVKERLKAGKE, encoded by the coding sequence ATGCAGATTAGCGACACCGACTGCGCGAATGCGATTCGCGCCCTTGCGATGGATGCGGTTGAAGCGGCCAATTCGGGGCACCCCGGCATGCCGATGGGCATGGCCGATGTCGCGACGGTGCTGTGGCAGCGATATCTGAAGTTTGACGCCGCCGACCCGCATTGGGCCGACCGCGACCGCTTCGTGCTGTCGGCGGGCCATGGCTCGATGCTGATCTATGCGCTGCTGCACCTGACCGGCTTTGCCCGCCCGACGATCGAGGACATCAAGGCATTCCGCCAGATCGGCAGCCCGTGCGCGGGCCACCCTGAAAATTTCGAACTACCGGGCATCGAGGCGACGACCGGCCCGCTGGGGCAGGGCCTGGCCATGGCGGTCGGCATGGCGATTGCCGAGCGGCACCTGAACGCCCATTACGGCGACGAACTGGTCGACCACCGTACCTGGGTGATCGCGGGCGACGGGTGCCTGATGGAAGGCATTAATCACGAAGCGATCGGTCTGGCCGGGCACCTGAAGCTGGGTCGGCTGAAGGTGCTGTGGGACGATAACCGCATCACCATCGATGGCGCGGTCTCCAAATCGTCGAGCGAGGATATTCCCGCCCGCTACCGCGCGACCGGCTGGCACGTTGTCGAATGTGACGGCCATGACCATGCCGACATCGCCCGCGCGATGGACGAGGCGGTCGCCAGCGACTTGCCGACGCTGATCCGCTGCCGCACCATCATCGGCAAGGGCGCACCGACCAAGGCGGGCACCTCCGGCAGCCACGGCTCGCCGCTGGGCGCCGCCGAAATCGCCGGCGCGCGCGAAGCGCTGGGCTGGGCGCACGAGCCGTTCTTCATTCCGGACGACATCCGTGAAGTGTGGCTGGCGGCGGGCAAGCGCGGCGGTGAAGCGCGCGCGGCTTGGACAAGCCGTCTCGAATCGCATGGGGCGCGTGAGGAATTCGAGCGCCGGATGCGCGGCGAACTTCCCGCCGGCGATCCTGCGGGCGAACATATCGCCGCGCTGCTGGCCGATCCCAAGAAGGTCGCAACGCGCAAGGCGTCGGAACTGGCGCTCGAAGTGCTGACCGCCGCGATCCCCGACATGGTCGGCGGTTCGGCCGACCTGACGGGTTCGAACAACACCCGCACCAAGGCGACCGGGCCGCTGGATGCCGACAATTATGGCGGCCGCTATATCTCCTATGGCATCCGCGAATTCGGCATGGCGGCGGCGATGAACGGCCTGGCGCTGCATGGCGGCGTCATTCCCTATGGCGGCACGTTCCTGGTCTTCTCTGACTATGCGCGCAGCGCGATCCGCCTGTCGGCGCTTCAGAATGCGCGCGTCATCTATGTCCTGACGCACGATTCGATCGGTCTGGGCGAGGACGGTCCGACCCATCAGCCGATCGAGCATCTGACCAGCCTGCGCCTGATCCCCAACCTCGACGTCTATCGCCCGTGCGACACGATCGAGACGGCGGAATGCTGGGCGCTGGCGCTGGCCAAGCAGGATGGTCCGTCGGTGCTGGCGCTCAGCCGCCAGAACCTGCCCCAGCTTCGCACCGATGGCGGCATGAAGACGGCGCGTGGCGCCTATCGCCTGTTCGCGGCCGAGGCGGAGCGCCGGGTGATCCTGATCGCCACGGGGTCGGAGGTTGAAATCGCGGCCAAGGCACGCGAATTGCTGGAAGCGGACGGGATCGGCGCCGATGTGGTGTCAATGCCGTGCTGGGAGCGGTTCGAAGCGCAGCCAGCCGATTACCGCGACGACGTGCTGCCCGATGTCGACCCGTCGCAGATCCTGCGCGTTTCGATCGAGGCCGGCACGACGCTGGGCTGGGAACGCTATACCATGGTGAACGGGCTGCGCTTCGGCATCGACGGCTGGGGTGCTTCGGGTCCGATCGACCATGTCTATGCCAAGTTCGGGCTGACGCCTGAAAACATCACGCGCGCCGTCAAGGAACGGCTGAAAGCTGGGAAGGAATAA
- the thiE gene encoding thiamine phosphate synthase produces the protein MTDLHDDPLGPLDPQFATQFRRDDRRPPCQLYLISPTEVGDAFPERLKRALGGGPVAAFQFRVKGVDQHKAAALAEPLQRICADHDVAFIVNDSISLAKRLGADGVHLGQDDGDPREARAVLGPSAQIGVTCHDSRHLAMEAGEAGADYVAFGAFYPTTTKQVRHRPEPVILSWWSTLFEVPCVAIGGITPGNAPPLIAAGADFLAVSGAVWGGDEEAAVRAFANLLE, from the coding sequence ATGACCGATTTGCACGACGACCCGCTTGGACCCCTCGACCCCCAATTCGCGACGCAGTTCCGGCGCGACGATCGTCGCCCGCCGTGCCAGCTTTATCTGATTTCCCCGACCGAAGTTGGCGACGCTTTCCCCGAACGGCTGAAGCGCGCGTTGGGCGGCGGGCCGGTGGCGGCGTTCCAGTTTCGGGTAAAGGGCGTCGATCAGCACAAGGCGGCGGCGCTGGCCGAACCACTGCAGCGCATCTGCGCCGACCATGACGTGGCCTTCATCGTCAACGATTCGATCAGCCTTGCAAAGCGGCTGGGCGCCGATGGCGTGCATCTGGGCCAGGACGATGGCGACCCGCGAGAGGCGCGTGCCGTACTCGGCCCATCGGCGCAGATCGGCGTCACCTGTCACGACAGCCGCCATCTCGCGATGGAAGCGGGGGAGGCGGGGGCCGATTATGTTGCGTTCGGCGCCTTTTATCCCACCACCACCAAGCAGGTACGCCACCGGCCAGAGCCGGTCATCCTGTCCTGGTGGTCGACGCTGTTCGAGGTGCCCTGCGTCGCGATCGGCGGGATCACGCCCGGAAACGCGCCGCCCCTGATCGCGGCGGGTGCCGATTTCCTTGCCGTCTCTGGCGCCGTCTGGGGCGGTGATGAAGAAGCTGCCGTGCGGGCCTTTGCCAACCTGCTCGAATAG
- the pgk gene encoding phosphoglycerate kinase, whose amino-acid sequence MARSFKTLDDMGDLTGKRVLVREDLNVPMADGKVSDDTRLRAAVPTVSELSDRGAIVLILAHFGRPKAPTPDLSTAQLTQPLSDVLGRPVRYIDWEGDTEAAAMLQPGDVALLENTRFFGGEEKNDPVIVDRFAALGDLYVNDAFSAAHRAHASTAGLAQRLPAFAGRQMEAELDALDKALGNPEHPVAAVVGGAKVSTKLDVLKHLVARVDHLIIGGGMANTFLAARGVDVGKSLCEHDLVPVAEEIFDAADRANCTIHLPYDVVVSKEFAPNPPSVRTANVHEVAADEMILDIGAAATETLGDVLKTCRTLVWNGPLGAFETPPFDTATMALARTAAALTREGSLVSVAGGGDTVAALNQAGVASEMTFVSTAGGAFLEWMEGKELPGVAALSR is encoded by the coding sequence ATGGCACGCAGCTTCAAGACGCTGGACGATATGGGCGACCTCACCGGCAAGCGCGTGCTGGTGCGTGAGGATCTGAACGTGCCGATGGCCGACGGCAAGGTCAGCGATGACACCCGGCTGCGCGCGGCGGTGCCGACGGTCAGCGAATTGTCGGATCGCGGCGCGATCGTGTTGATCCTAGCGCATTTCGGCCGGCCGAAGGCGCCGACCCCCGACCTGTCGACCGCGCAACTGACACAGCCGCTGTCCGACGTGCTGGGTCGCCCCGTGCGCTACATCGACTGGGAAGGCGACACCGAAGCCGCCGCCATGCTGCAGCCGGGCGATGTGGCGCTGCTGGAAAACACCCGCTTCTTTGGCGGGGAGGAAAAGAACGATCCCGTCATCGTCGACCGTTTCGCCGCGCTGGGCGACCTTTACGTCAACGACGCCTTTTCCGCCGCGCACCGCGCCCATGCCTCGACCGCGGGGCTGGCCCAAAGGCTGCCTGCCTTTGCCGGGCGGCAGATGGAGGCTGAACTGGACGCGCTGGACAAGGCGCTGGGCAATCCCGAACATCCGGTCGCAGCGGTGGTCGGCGGCGCCAAGGTATCGACCAAGCTTGACGTGCTGAAGCATCTTGTTGCGCGCGTCGATCACCTGATCATCGGCGGCGGCATGGCCAATACCTTCCTGGCGGCGCGCGGAGTCGATGTGGGCAAGAGCCTGTGCGAGCATGACCTCGTGCCTGTCGCGGAGGAGATCTTCGACGCGGCGGATCGAGCGAACTGCACCATCCACCTGCCCTATGACGTGGTGGTGTCGAAGGAATTCGCTCCCAATCCACCCAGCGTGCGGACCGCAAATGTCCATGAAGTCGCCGCTGACGAGATGATCCTCGACATTGGCGCCGCTGCAACTGAAACGCTGGGCGACGTGTTGAAAACCTGTCGCACCCTGGTGTGGAACGGTCCGCTCGGCGCGTTCGAGACGCCCCCCTTCGACACCGCCACCATGGCATTGGCTCGTACGGCTGCCGCCCTGACGCGCGAAGGATCGCTGGTGTCGGTCGCTGGCGGCGGGGACACGGTGGCCGCGCTCAATCAGGCGGGTGTGGCGAGCGAGATGACGTTCGTATCGACTGCGGGCGGCGCATTCCTGGAATGGATGGAGGGCAAGGAACTGCCCGGCGTCGCCGCGCTGTCGCGCTGA
- a CDS encoding M23 family metallopeptidase: protein MTRLGWAILALIIIAGGLFATMLRFGGEGAPEKPANPAPNIQSPAVADVPPPGRVAWGRGLLTVPVAGISRADIIASWGDPRDGGARLHRGNDIMAPGGTPVLAAADGTVEKLYWSEGGGGNTLYVRSPDGRWSYYYAHLSAYAPGIAEGDRVRAGQAIGAVGDTGNAGPGNTHLHFGMSVMAPGDRWWQGRAVDPTPLLAGPSLADPDRRR, encoded by the coding sequence ATGACGCGACTCGGTTGGGCGATACTCGCGCTGATCATCATTGCGGGTGGCCTGTTCGCCACGATGCTTCGCTTTGGTGGGGAGGGCGCGCCGGAGAAGCCCGCAAATCCCGCTCCCAACATCCAGTCACCGGCTGTCGCAGACGTGCCGCCGCCTGGTCGCGTCGCATGGGGGCGTGGGCTGCTCACCGTGCCCGTCGCCGGGATAAGCCGGGCGGATATTATCGCAAGCTGGGGCGATCCGCGCGACGGCGGCGCGCGGCTGCACCGGGGCAATGACATCATGGCGCCGGGCGGCACGCCGGTCCTGGCCGCTGCCGATGGTACCGTCGAAAAGCTTTACTGGAGCGAGGGCGGGGGCGGCAACACGCTCTATGTCCGCTCCCCCGATGGCCGATGGAGCTATTATTACGCGCACCTGTCCGCCTATGCCCCCGGCATTGCGGAGGGGGACCGCGTTCGCGCGGGCCAGGCGATCGGCGCGGTGGGCGACACCGGCAATGCCGGACCCGGCAACACGCACCTGCATTTCGGCATGAGCGTCATGGCCCCGGGCGACCGCTGGTGGCAGGGACGCGCCGTCGACCCGACACCGCTGCTGGCTGGCCCCTCTCTTGCCGATCCCGACCGCCGCCGCTAA
- a CDS encoding cell division protein ZapA codes for MPQVSFDVAGRPYTVGCRSGEEPHLRALAERLNALSAAADRASGGHSPERTLLYIALMLADQLSDMEHAPATGVPAPLLDRLAERLEAIATALEEEPANA; via the coding sequence ATGCCACAGGTCAGTTTCGATGTGGCCGGGCGCCCATATACCGTCGGTTGCCGATCGGGGGAGGAACCCCATCTACGCGCGCTGGCGGAGCGGCTCAATGCACTGAGCGCCGCCGCCGACCGCGCATCGGGTGGGCACAGCCCTGAGCGGACATTGCTGTATATTGCGCTGATGCTGGCCGATCAGTTGAGCGACATGGAACACGCCCCCGCAACCGGCGTACCCGCTCCGTTGCTCGACCGATTGGCGGAGCGGCTGGAAGCAATCGCCACGGCCCTTGAGGAAGAGCCCGCGAACGCCTAG